One genomic segment of Borrelia coriaceae includes these proteins:
- a CDS encoding type III pantothenate kinase, with protein MVSKLVSEVQLIIDIGNTSLSFALYRLDKIQVFCKLRTRHDLSFKELYEFLKAKFDYKVEQVFISSVVPVIDEVIVNVIAFFYKVKPLFIRFDLSYNLSFNLYNSDRFVLGSDVFANLVGAIEYYNIDNALVADLGTACTIFAIGRKEGILGGLINGGPFTILNSLVQNAYLLKDFDLLVPKKLLGLSTIDSVNSGVIYQYKYLIEGVYRELIGNYDKEFKLVITGGNSYLVLPLISVDFVSNIHLTLEGIRILGNAFKGDY; from the coding sequence TTGGTGAGTAAACTTGTTAGTGAAGTTCAGTTAATTATTGATATCGGGAACACAAGTCTATCTTTTGCATTGTATAGGTTGGATAAAATTCAGGTATTTTGCAAGCTTAGGACAAGACATGATTTGAGTTTTAAAGAACTTTATGAGTTTCTTAAAGCTAAATTTGACTACAAGGTTGAACAGGTGTTTATAAGTAGTGTTGTTCCCGTTATTGATGAAGTAATTGTGAATGTGATTGCTTTCTTTTACAAGGTCAAGCCTTTGTTTATTAGATTTGATTTAAGTTATAACTTAAGTTTTAATCTTTATAATAGTGATCGATTTGTATTAGGGTCAGATGTTTTTGCAAATCTTGTTGGCGCTATTGAGTATTATAATATTGATAATGCTTTAGTAGCGGATCTTGGAACAGCTTGTACCATTTTTGCGATTGGCAGGAAAGAAGGTATACTTGGTGGCCTTATTAATGGGGGACCTTTCACAATTTTGAATTCGTTGGTTCAGAATGCCTATCTTTTAAAGGATTTTGATCTTTTAGTACCAAAAAAATTGCTAGGTTTATCAACTATTGATAGTGTAAATAGTGGTGTGATTTATCAGTATAAGTATTTAATAGAAGGCGTGTATCGTGAACTTATAGGTAATTATGATAAGGAATTTAAATTGGTAATTACAGGTGGAAATTCTTATTTGGTTTTACCTTTAATAAGTGTGGATTTTGTATCTAATATTCACTTGACTCTTGAAGGCATTAGGATTTTAGGAAATGCTTTTAAAGGAGATTATTAG
- the xth gene encoding exodeoxyribonuclease III has translation MNLISWNVNGIRAIFDKGLLEFIEKYSPDILSLQETKAYQEQLPKGLINIKGYYSYFSKSIIKGYSGVGLYSKVEPIKLENMNIEIFDREGRCLIVHYNDFILINAYFPNSQALRKRLAYKLEFLKSFESIVNSFVTSGKNLIICGDFNIAHTEIDLANPKTSRESAGFYIEETTWMDNFLNEGYVDTFRMFNKEPGHYTWWDYKTRARERNIGWRIDYFVVNERFKSSVKNALILKEVMGSDHCPVFLELKQ, from the coding sequence ATGAATTTAATTTCCTGGAATGTTAATGGAATAAGAGCTATTTTTGATAAAGGTTTGCTTGAATTTATTGAGAAATATAGTCCGGATATCTTATCCCTTCAGGAAACTAAGGCTTACCAAGAACAGTTACCAAAAGGTCTGATTAATATTAAAGGATATTATTCGTATTTTTCAAAATCCATAATAAAGGGTTATAGTGGAGTTGGTCTTTATTCAAAGGTTGAACCTATTAAATTAGAGAATATGAATATTGAAATATTTGATAGGGAGGGGAGATGCCTTATTGTTCATTATAATGATTTTATTCTCATTAATGCGTATTTTCCTAATTCTCAAGCTTTAAGAAAAAGACTTGCCTATAAGCTTGAATTTTTAAAGAGTTTTGAGTCTATTGTGAATTCATTTGTAACTTCTGGTAAAAATCTTATCATTTGTGGTGATTTTAATATTGCTCATACTGAAATTGATTTAGCTAATCCTAAGACTAGCAGAGAATCTGCTGGTTTTTATATTGAAGAGACTACTTGGATGGATAACTTTTTAAATGAAGGTTATGTGGATACTTTTAGGATGTTTAATAAGGAGCCGGGGCACTATACTTGGTGGGATTATAAAACAAGAGCAAGAGAGCGTAATATAGGTTGGAGAATTGATTATTTTGTTGTAAATGAACGTTTTAAATCTAGTGTGAAAAATGCTTTAATTTTAAAAGAGGTAATGGGCAGTGATCATTGTCCTGTTTTTTTAGAGTTAAAGCAATAA
- a CDS encoding glucosaminidase domain-containing protein, which translates to MQKKFILLTIFLILLTVKSYCIEEIIEINTEIQTEKYIPFLLSKGISQVEDLVKYTLKMNPYLEAEYVKTIAQTYIDEAIIEGINYDIAYAQMLLETGILKFNGIVSKEQHNFSGIGATDNFTKGNSFSNIKEGIRAHIQHLKAYASRQKINSNMVDPRFYLVQRGSAPTIYDLTGKWAKDQFYDKKLKKILLGLLEFDNAKQ; encoded by the coding sequence ATGCAAAAAAAATTTATACTGTTAACAATATTTTTAATATTACTGACAGTAAAGAGTTACTGCATTGAAGAAATAATCGAAATAAACACTGAGATACAAACAGAAAAATATATTCCCTTTTTACTAAGTAAAGGAATAAGTCAAGTAGAAGATCTTGTAAAATATACATTAAAAATGAATCCCTACCTTGAAGCTGAATATGTTAAAACAATTGCACAAACCTATATAGATGAAGCAATAATTGAAGGAATAAATTACGACATTGCCTATGCTCAAATGCTACTTGAAACGGGTATTCTAAAATTTAATGGTATTGTCTCTAAAGAACAACATAATTTCTCAGGCATTGGTGCTACTGACAATTTTACAAAGGGAAATTCCTTCTCTAACATTAAAGAAGGAATAAGAGCACATATTCAACATTTGAAAGCTTATGCTTCAAGACAAAAAATAAACTCCAATATGGTCGATCCCAGATTTTACCTCGTGCAAAGAGGATCTGCTCCAACAATATATGATCTAACTGGCAAATGGGCAAAAGATCAGTTCTATGATAAAAAGCTAAAGAAAATATTACTTGGATTATTAGAATTTGACAATGCAAAACAATAA
- a CDS encoding MBL fold metallo-hydrolase, with product MLGIFLGTGSSSGVPMLGCDCRVCILNFGKNKRLRSAFLLNVYGLNVLIDTGPDIRAQLLRENVVTLDLVLYTHEHYDHIMGLDDLKFYTRAAPLSIYARETTMQHIKNAFPHNFSSKLSVSGKANIKPSLVVDLQQIFFRGIEIMPIPLLHGDIISLGYRINNLAYLTDVKSIPEISYNYLKGLDVLVIDALRIKPHPGHLNFEDAIIEVKKINPKITYFTHISHDIMHEEFDYLKRDNIYLAYDGLQIHV from the coding sequence ATGTTGGGAATCTTTTTAGGAACTGGTTCATCAAGTGGTGTTCCTATGTTGGGTTGTGATTGTAGAGTATGCATTTTAAACTTTGGAAAGAATAAAAGACTTAGAAGTGCATTTTTACTTAATGTATATGGGCTTAATGTATTAATTGATACAGGGCCTGATATCAGAGCACAGCTTTTGAGGGAAAATGTTGTTACATTAGATTTGGTATTATATACGCATGAGCATTATGATCATATAATGGGTCTTGATGATCTTAAATTTTATACAAGGGCTGCTCCTTTATCTATTTATGCACGAGAGACTACAATGCAACATATTAAAAATGCTTTTCCACATAACTTTTCATCAAAGTTATCTGTAAGCGGGAAGGCAAATATTAAGCCTAGTTTAGTAGTTGATTTACAACAAATTTTTTTTAGAGGAATAGAAATTATGCCAATTCCTTTATTACATGGAGATATAATTAGTTTAGGATATAGAATAAATAATCTAGCATATCTTACTGATGTTAAGTCTATTCCTGAGATTTCTTACAATTATTTGAAGGGATTGGATGTATTAGTAATAGATGCCTTAAGAATTAAACCTCATCCTGGGCATCTAAATTTTGAAGATGCTATTATTGAGGTTAAGAAAATAAATCCTAAGATTACATACTTTACACATATTTCACATGATATAATGCATGAAGAATTTGATTATTTAAAGAGAGATAATATTTATTTGGCTTATGATGGCCTGCAGATACATGTTTAA
- a CDS encoding TIGR02757 family protein — protein MQNNKDTILNILESIYNKYNKRKFVHPDPLEFLYKYIEKEDIELVGLISSSLALGRVEIILTAIERVLAPLGSKPSEMLKMLKKEDLDTIYKDFTYRFFKTKDIVKLLMSFKKIQEKYLTIENLLYKIYKRNKNFISSLDELITQMENINGQSFGILLPKPSKGSACKRLFLFLRWMIRKDEVDLGIWDKFSPSNLIVPMDTHMKGISSKLFNLQNKNNVSLKRAIEVTKHFAKKNKDDPVKYDFSLTRFGINKKFNKAELFTNIFTL, from the coding sequence ATGCAAAACAATAAGGATACTATATTAAATATATTAGAATCGATATACAATAAATACAATAAACGCAAATTTGTTCATCCAGATCCACTAGAATTTTTATACAAATACATAGAAAAAGAAGACATTGAACTTGTAGGACTTATTAGCTCTTCACTTGCACTAGGAAGAGTTGAGATAATATTAACCGCAATTGAACGTGTTTTAGCCCCACTTGGAAGCAAGCCTTCAGAAATGCTTAAAATGCTTAAAAAGGAAGACTTAGATACAATATACAAAGACTTTACCTATAGATTTTTCAAAACAAAAGATATTGTAAAACTATTAATGTCTTTTAAGAAAATACAAGAAAAATACTTAACAATTGAGAACTTACTCTATAAAATTTACAAAAGAAATAAAAACTTCATATCGAGTCTAGACGAATTAATAACACAAATGGAAAATATCAATGGACAATCATTTGGCATACTACTTCCAAAACCTTCAAAGGGAAGCGCATGCAAGAGACTATTTCTATTCTTAAGATGGATGATCAGAAAAGATGAGGTTGACTTAGGAATTTGGGATAAATTCAGCCCATCAAATTTAATAGTTCCAATGGATACTCATATGAAAGGTATCTCATCCAAACTATTTAACCTCCAAAACAAAAACAATGTAAGTCTTAAAAGAGCAATAGAAGTCACAAAACATTTTGCAAAAAAGAATAAAGATGATCCTGTAAAATATGATTTTTCTTTAACACGGTTTGGAATAAACAAAAAATTTAATAAAGCAGAATTATTTACAAACATTTTCACACTTTAA